AGGTTCTATCATTTTTTTGGCCATGAATGGAAACATGTCTTCAACATGTTACACTTACCTAGTCCATTCCAGTTTTATTCTTCAGGTGACACAATATGACCTTAAGAAGGGAACTAAAATATTTCCTATGTATGCATCATTTATTACCTAACAATGCGGGGAGTATGTACCTGAAAGATTAGCTTCTTTCAATATCATGTGCAGATTAGTAAAAGCAAATTCTTAttccattctttcttttttattccttattgttgtgataataaaaaaacttctgTATTCAGCTGCATCAATTCACTTCTAAAGTAGGCAAGTGCAACCCTGATAAATCAAATGGTTTAAAGGATTATATTTAAtggcacaaaaattatttttgctattgcAAGATAATATGTGATAGAGGGTGTTAACCATTGTATGCTTATTTAGATacctttcataatttttctttcttggAAAATTAAGGCTAACTTCGTCGTAAATAAATTTGAACCGCATCTCAAAGCATTTTTCAAAAGTGCCCCTTGATTTGGAAAATATCAGGTGATGCTGGGTAACTGactaattttggttttatttgtTACTGTCTATAGGGAATAAGTTGGACTGTTTTGGTGTAGCTTTTGCGGTGGTGGCTGGATGCCAAGCTCTGGGGTTCAGGGATGTTCATCTTGCGCTGTCTGAGGATCATGCTTGGGTTGTATTTGGAGAAAATGGATCTGAAACTGCTGAAGTTACTTGGCATGGTATGTGTACAATTTTTCTAATTGGTGTGAAGAcattatatatatgttataaaaCTGATTGCTTATTTATGAATAGttccaaaaaatcaatcaatgtcttaaattattttcaatgtattctCGTGTATTACTGTTACAAGAAATGTAATTGTGTTTTAAATGGTGAGGTGTGGAGGTTACACAAAGTTTGATCAAAAATTGAGAGTCAAAAGGGTTTGTTGGTTTTTTGAATTAAGGTTGAAGGAAGAGTAATCGAGGAAAAGAAGACAGTGAAAATGATCAAGCCTGTAATGATGCAACAATTTATGAATAGATTGAGACATTTTTCGGTAAACTTGGCTCAGGTAGTCATAATACAACCACTTCAATTTAACTTCTAACCCCTTTCGAGACGGctgagttttcgtcttagcatgactgctgtactgagccccaagagactcttctttctcgtggtacggagcatttttgggaggcattcgttaagaagggtcttgatGAACCTTTTTCGACCTCTCCAtgctgggacttcgcattatctcggactccgagagtagttgtgctccctcctttccgggtttacgaccacaCCCACAGCATTGGTTTGCGGTccacttatgtattgcttatatgtatttagcaaatggataattgttgcttgcacataaattgcagactttgaattgaattcctcattttctctgagcattgtcaaattttaaacgaagttctgaGGCCAAtgttaacgcatttaatgcagcaacaatttccatgttgattttttacacaactcgagatataagttaatattcatcgtagaatttcgattaaaaattgtaaacgctgctcaaaagacaaataattcaattcttagtttatttttcttgagaaattaacaaatatttatttcgaaaccagACGGGATAAACAACTGTATGACcactgtcccttaccgctaagaggggttataaaagacgctTGGTCCGGGTACTTGCTCCCGGATTctgagggtaaatcctaaaccccgtagggttgggtcccgagacaaagacgacgtaaacccgtgactgtcctaaaagggggagagctagaaaacttatatatacggctttcattcttctggctaggaaaatctcacacgtaaatatacggccgtcatCTCCCGGGTGAGGAAACGTCCAcatgtatatatacgtgtatagtagggaaaaggttaaggtgCTGTTActgtataaattatatttatgtattggtAATGATGTAGACCTACATCTATCTGTGTAtgtctaaaaatgaattactCATTTGTATTTTGCAGGGAAAGGGAATGAGGACAAGAGGGGTCAAGAAATTGGACGAGGTATTGGATCGCACTCATGGCTGTATATGAATGGCTATCCAGTGGTGTGTTCTCGAGTAATGGAGGTAGCAGCCTTGGTCTCTGCTATAAATCCCAGTCTAACTGGCTCCAGTGACTCCTTAGAGGTAGCACTTCTTCAGCAAGAGCTTCTTTGGCTCCTCTATGATTTAGGGCACCTAACCAAGTACCCTATGGCCTTGGGTGAGTAATGCTTTTTTAAAGATAGTCATTTAATTGACGCAAGTTTTCAGTTGATTATATATCTATAGCTCGTGTATAAAATACTGAAATCCCTGAAGtcacaaataagaaaaaacaattttcaccATTGGCCATTTATATATgatgaatgatttaatttttttgtggattatttattttttaatttgcatagcATCATATTGTCATTCAAATAGTAATCTGGCTATCAGTCTCCTATGTCCTGAGCCTAAAATTACAATGTCATCAGCAAGTCCATCACCTGTGAGAGCAATACTCATCATGTGTGTTTTAGAAATTCCTCTGCATTGTTAAAAACTGGCTACCAGTAGTTGTACCTAATTGGTATATACTTTTTTTAGCCAACTGAAGTGAGTAACCAAGAAATGTATTTCTTTCACCTATTTCAAGTCGCTATTTTACAATTTAAGCCTAGTAGCTATAGTCGGCCTATGTCTCCTCATTTTGGTTCTTCCTAAGAAGGCAAATTTATCCTTTCAATCAAAGCCATTAAAAACAGAATATTGTAAGATGCTGGGGATAATTATGTACTCATTGAGTTCAATTGAAATCTTTATGATGTACATTCTGCAAGCGACTAAATGCATACTTTATTGCAAACTACATAATGTAATACACGAAAAAGATGTATCAATCAAACAAATGTGGAAATATTAATCTATTTGACATTGCATCATAgaataaatatgtgaaaaaatttcatatgaaaattaattgcatgTTTAAGTTGTAGTATGGAAGGGGTAAGTTAACTTCAGATGTCTTCATTTTAGGAAACTTGGGAGATCTGGAAGAAATAGCTCCTACATCTGGAAGGCCTCCATGTTCTTCCCTGTTTGATGAGGCTGTTAATTCTGCAAGGTTGTATTATAACAACCAACATGTATATCCATACACATACCAAGGTGGATACTTCTACAGGAGTGGTATGTACAAGGAAGCATTTGAGAGCTGGGCTAATGCTGCTGATGTTATCAGGCAGTGagttttttgtccatattttttaTACTAAGAGATATTAACTGAAAATTCTTGCTCCCTTGAGAATATCTTAGTGAATCATTTTATTTAGTATAGGTTTGAAGCAATAATTCAACGAGGTGCATTAGTGTCATGTAGTTCAAATTTTGTTTCTTAATCCTTTTTATAATTCTATACTTTTTAATTCTAGGTACAACTACTCCCGTGATGATGAGGAAATTTACAAGGAGTTTCTTGAAATTGCAAATGAACTTATTCCTCATATTATCAAAGTCGTCAGCTCAGGACACAGTGCAAGGTCAATTCTTAAGGATCCTGAGTGCTTTGCTCACCTCTTAAGGTAAAAGTTATTAAACTTTAACACTGCAGTAAGTCCTTGACACACAAATAAGATGCGTTCCAAGTCCTTGTTCATAAGTTGAAAAACCTAAACAAGGAATTaaaaagtgtagttatcctgcaaCATAAGGCTCTGAGCTGCAAGTTTTCATTATGATCCTTTTcgagtacagtaaaacctctatgtagtgaacctctttacatcgtaaacctccatacttcgcaCCACCCCAacagtcccgtcagatttacatgtaaattttttGGCAAACCTCTCATGTTTCATatctctttatctcgtaaaacctccatttaTCATAGCAAGAAGAGTCCCCCAAGatagcctaactacctccgcaaatcggaCCAAGAGAACTAGAAACCATTAATGCGGCTGGCCGTGATTACgtgcatgaaataaaattttcagcgataaatgtttcacgcttatttttttggTGTACACCTTTagtatgctgtaattttcacgttaaccattagttatggccattttgctCCATATGAGAGCATGCCAAACAGTAAATACGAGAAAGGTATAtaactatcccaatcatttttaGTGACAGTTGAATTAAGAGAGAACTCATCGTTTTCCCTCAAATCAAGGTAATAATCgcgcgatagcgctcgctttctatTATCTATGGTGCTTTTGTTCTGACTCACCAttgttaaagttaagcatccccatgacgtcaaaaaccctgaccttcactcacgccaAGTATGTTTTCTGTTATCAGCCTTCATTCATTAGTTCACCTAGAgtgtttcccctcccactccccccacACCTACCTCGGCCTGAGTATAAATACTGGGAGAGAGTGCTgtttgtatcaccttgaaaatgacataatgtgttgaaaccatggtcggtggttgaaaatttgaatgaaagcgTGGAAATTAgtatttgtgttcttttatcgtggatatacaatgagtcctcgttctacgtcaccccgtttaacgtcatttcgcgataacgtcacgaaaatttttagaccgtcattcgtttatcgcaccttcgcttcgggataacgtcaaggcttttaaatttcgcatgagaaaaaaatgcgaagcggcgggcgttgcaggttatTCGTTTTGTCGGCGGTAGTACAGTCAGTCTAagcgaagtgtaaaacggtgtgtttactgttaattgcgattacggttttagcatattttctgcaaaatgaattcttaggtaggtgcgcaaggttttacttgacataatggttttcaggaacctaaaaagtgatttcaaggaatttttccgagtagaactctgagtttttgtcgtcacttttttcgccgtgttcacaataattttggttcctgtaactgcgacgatgtttcagcgatgatgatgcccaggcgacgctcgcccgggcgaccaccatagcgaagccgaaaagcaaatgcgggaagatgcaatggagaaggatttacgtcagtgctgctattgtcgtcgatgaagacaggaactcgtatttatgccctagcttggcattcccatcgtaaaaaatgccccagatatgatacgctatatttttttcgcgtaggaattgtgaggtttaggagccgatattcactttttacattgtttcttatgggacataatgtttcgattaacgtcatttcgtctatcgtcacatttttcaggaacggtaagtgacgttaaacgaggactcactgtattgaacttccacaaaatttagcCTGAAACAATACCTAAGGATGCAagatggggagagagaggtggGCGTTGCCTTGTTTTCTCAAAAGAATTAGTCAGTGAATAGATTGaaagactatctcaaaaatctcTTATCCACCAGCCACCACGTGGCTCGTTAGAAAGGGTGGGAAGCCCGGTAACTCCTCAGTCGAAGGAATTTACCCATTACCATTCATTTCATTGCCTGCTCAGACtccttatttttactattttcatggGGCTTTGGAGAGCAATGGCTATAGCACAACAAACTAATGAAAGCAAGGGATGATTGGCATCACAGCTAACTTACTCATGAAGTATACACCTCTTTGAATGCAATTGGATTTCCCAGAGGCTAGGTTTTGCCTATTGCATTTTGGTTGATTTTCAGGAAGTTAAGTCTCCTCCGCCCTCACACCCTAAAAATTTGGGCCTGTCTCCCAGTCTCaaggatatttgaaataaaattctaacTCATAATGGTCACAAACTGATCCAGCTGCACGTGAGATGTGGCTGAAGCTGAAAAGTTTCGCTGTTTGTGGGAAGGCAAATCAGACAAAACAATCTGACAATTCCTTACGTCTAAATTGATACCTTAAATTAATAGTCAACAAAATTTCGCTATGTATCGCTGGCTTTTCGTTATGGTTGTGTTTGTCTGGAACTTATCTCACAAAAAGACAAAGATGTGTCTTCAAATCTtctgtttcaatttatttatctacTCAAGTCACGGAACCGCTTTCGCATATAAAGAATTCATTTTATCCCAACTTTATcctatcaaaaatttcataaaatcacgCACAGAAAGCCAAAACCCTtagcatgcatattttatttataaattttatgacatttggtaatttattattttttctggtatGGGGACACAGCTGGAAGTATATTTATGGAACTGTTAGCTCCTAAAATATTGGCATGTTTAGCAAAATAAGAATGTTTGTTACACCCCCATAAATACATATGCTCTACTGACTCTGATTAAGCAATGAGATAATATACTAATTgatctaatttaaaataatttttttatgcttatagATGTTTATATCATTATTTGAATGAAAGAGTTGTCAGATTTGTGAAAGATTCGTTTGTCCTTGTTTGATTTCAGTAAAACACATTTCTCTCATGAAGGAGAATATCAGAATACGTATATCTATCAGATCATATAATATCAGAATAATGGACTTAGCCTAATGTGAATATTCTCTGCTTTAGGTTTTATGATGGAATTTGCCAGTGGGAAGAAGGTGCTGCCACTCCAGTTCTTCACATTGGGTGGGCCAGGCCACTGGTGAACACTATTTCAAAATTTGATGCCGAGGTGAGATCACAAGTGATTATCATGAGTGATAACAGTCGCTATGTTGGTGATGAGTGTGCTGCGAATGAACTTGAAGGGGATGTTGTGAGTGAAAAGAAAGTCTCCAAGGAAAAGCACTTTACCAGCCAAAAAGTATCTGGTGCCCATGAGAATAACAATAATTATCAAATCCCAGGCTCAGCATCTGTTGTGTGGAACTCGAAAGAGCTCCTTCAAGGAAAGATAGCCAAGGAAGAGGAAGATACACCACCTCATCCAACAATAGCAGCTCTGACGGAGGCCTGTGCGGAGAATATCCTCAATCGGGATTACTTGTTGGGTTGTGGACAGCCTTTCATACCTGCGCCTACGTCCTCAACTTCGTCAGATGAGGAAGAGGTGGCTGAGGGGAAAGCTGATATTGATGCACTTCTACCCGAGGACAATTTGGGTCCAGGGAAATCACCATTACTTCCCATCGCCAACGGTGGCAGAAAGGGCAAGAGGATGGCTTCAGAATCTGCTGTCAAAGTGCCGGTAAAGAAGTCATTGCAAGCGAGTGGGGTTCCCAAGAACCTTCcaaatcaagaaaatgagaaaCCAATGGAAGCGAAGATGGAGAATTCCACTTTCCAGGAGAAAGCACCTCCACAGGTGAATGCGGATGATTTGGATAAAGGGAAGCAGAAGAAAGTGGAGTTGACGAGTGTTGAAAATTCCTCGGAATCGAGATCGCGTTTGACTCTGCGCAGTCATAAAATGACTGGGCTCAAGGACTTACTTCTGGCTGAAAAGTTAAACACACATGCCATATCTTTGCAGCTAACTGCACAATCACAAGTTCATGTGACAAAAAAGAGTCGTGGTTTGTGTCTTCCTGGTGCTGGACCAGAATTAGGAGAACCTGGAGGGCAGGGTGTCATTGGCAATGCAACTAGCAGAGCAAAGAGAGCCAGAAGGGATTAAGGAAGCAGCCTAACCCCTTAATCTGCCTATATTGTATAGGCCttgattgttgtttttttatagaagagcaaagtacaaaaaatgattttttcatggtttcaaagttattttttttaaaaggttgGCTAGTTTTTTGATAGCATTACAGACTTCATTTACTGATGAGGTGAATCATCAATACTTCCTTAACTTGTGGTTAAGAGACTTGATATTTTGTAGAATTTTAAAGACtagcaaaatattttgctgcttgtttgttggaaattaaaataatcaggATTTGATTGACAAATTACTCCAGTGATTAGTATGATAAGACGAAGAGATTGtcttattaaaaatatctttggactatagattattcatttctttattcaataatGTTGATCAGTGCTTGTTGTGAGAGATGGTTACTTATATTACGAAGAATATCTCCTGTTATATTCTTTAGTATTAAGCTGTTATGTAACACTAATCCTATTGATCTCCAAAGTGGTGCATGCCATGCTAATGCCAATTAATAATAGTACATATGCATTACATCTGCAGGTTGCGAACCTGAATTACAGATTGTTCATGAATAAGGTGCTTAGAATATCTAATGTCAATGCTGTAAATTGTAAATACTTGAAAGAACAAgtgattattcttgttttgagCTTACAGTATTTCATCATGTCATTATCTATAATATTGTGACTTATgtttcataaatattgaaaataataacctGATCTGAATATTTATGAGTCATAATCTGTTTAGGGGAAATTCTGCCAATAATGCATGGgataaatgcatttaattttataatcatgtatgGTTAGCAATATGAGCTAAATGATGTGTATGCACAAATATGATTTTAGACAAAAAGACATTCCATTTATAAATTCATTGAGCATAAAAGCAATTCATTTTAATTGATCCTGCTGGACGGGGTACTTCTTTCTTTTTTGGTATCATAGGGTGtactgtttattttatttgtcagGTTGTTATGTACTTGTTACTGTAGGCATTGCCTTGATTCAATTCATAAATGAATGCACATGTAAATCCTTTTCCTTGGCTCTTTTACTTAAGGGCACATCGAATTGTCAGTCTTTTTCTCTAGTGTTAGCTCTATACTGATTTGGGTTTCCACGTTATTTGTAATGTCTACTGTCTGCATTCATACAAAACTGagatttgatatgattatttgtGAAGAATTCTAATTGGCATCCCTTAATAATTTGCAACTATGATTATAATTATAGAATGTAATATTTGGTGCATAAGTGCTTTTTAACGAGAATCGGTAAGAATGCAGATTCTGTATCGGCTTTATGATTTTGATTTTCAtggctatatttttattttagtgtactagttttcattttttaaatgatgccTTTACATGGtctatttttgcataaaaatgctgttttttatgTTGACATAGCAGTTTTTTTTAGGGCTGTTGAGTTTTTGCTTTGTACTTTTTGGAGGGAGTTTGTAGTAAGTGTATTTTTATGATTGAATTTCACTTGAAGGTAGTGGTCTTGGTTATCATGGAAATAGATCTGGTTCCATGCCTCATCCAGTAGATGGATTTTaagaaaatggaattgaaatcgattaataatttttatgaaattcattataattattgtttcaaATCGTTGTATCGAATTCTTAGCAATGGCTAAGTGTTCATAAAGACTGTGATTTCTGAAAAAGTAATGAATAGGAAAGTCAgtatttttgtaaaatgtctgTAAATGTGGAGTTAGCTCTCTGTGTTGGTGAATTAGCCCAATGGgtttggaattatttttcccctctGAGTTTGTGTTGCATTGTTAATGAAGTCATGTGTTGAGAGGTTGAATGTTGAATGGCTTTAATGTTTCCTGGCCAATACTCTTTATGAATTATTTTCGATTACATGAAAATGATTGTGTGTTATTTTTTGAAGATGTTTTCAAATATATGAGGGCATGTATGTAGGTTCTAGTCTTACATTTATGTGCTGTAGCAGTGATTGGAATGTTGAAGTATATGGAAGTTAGTTATTCCTTGAAGAATCTGCAACCCTTAACAAGTATTTAATGTGTGTACCTTAAAAGCTACcctgtgaaatgaaaatattaatgaataggATTTGTAAATAGAGTGTATGTTGAATGTTTGAAGTTAAGGTTTAACTTAACCTTTTGACTAGTTTAAAAGTTTTGAGcattaattttatatgaattaatCTAATTGATTTTAACTGCTCTACTGTTGCACAATGTGTATATTCTGAGGATCTTTTACGCTATGATATACACTGGGAAGCAATTGTTAAATGTCCTCAGAGCATTTAAATTTGCCCAATTTGCTCGTTTACTTATATTATCCATTCttgtaaagaaattatttattaaaattatggtatatttgctattgtttgcattaaaatttgttttgctgGATTCCTTCTtactgttttattattttcaaaatattcagtcTAGGAACGTTTTGTAAATCACCCGTGTCTACCAGCATTTTCGAAGTGAGCATTTCCCTTTAATTCTCATCAGTACATGAATGACTCCTGCTGCATTTCTAGTTCATCTCAgagtttttataatgaaaaagcAGACATGTGGTTTTGGCATCATTCAGAACTACATTATTGGAGTAGCACCACTGCAGCACAGATATGTGGAATCATCGGCACACATAATGGACTTCATCAAAAGATCATTAATGAACAAGAGAGGGCCAAGAATGGAGCCTCACGGAATGCTCACAAATAGATATTTTCAGGGGACTTGATCTGGATTCAATAACTATGCACTGTGAAGGACATGTGTGAGAAACTGTGATCTGTCCTGAAGGAAAGATTCATTGCCCTTGAGTAGTCATTGACGTTGCATAGACATCTGAGTTTAGTTTAGATGATTACATGGTCTATGCTATTTAATGCATGTTTAAAACCTAAGGACATACATGAAGTGTGTTGCTTACAGTTAAGTCTGTCCCATATATTACTTAACATCTGGAAAATAGCAGTGATGGTTGACCATTTTGGGaatcagaaataatatttaaagatagAACCTTAAGTTATTTATCCTAATATGAAAGaactttcactcttttttaaacaaTAGGCAGGATAGCAATAGGCTTATAATCAGAAGATTCAGTAGTGCAACCTGCCATGGGGATTGGAATCACTCACGGAATGAAGCCATAGCTAAACGAGAGATAAATGATGTTAGCTAGAGGGAGAGCAATCATTTTAAAGCAATGACAACAGTAGAGGGAATGCCATCAGGCCCAGTTGAAGAGGTATTACTAAGAGAACTGATAGTTCTTTCACTGCATAAGGATCAGTCAGAAGtgaaaaaatgaggtaaaatatttactgcaCTTCTTCATCTAGAGTAAGGCACTCAAAAAGGACAAACAACGGGATACAACCCAATTCCTACCACCTCCTTGTGCACACCATATTGCCATATACCTGGTGGAGGCCAAGCAGCTCTTAACCAAGGTGCTGAGAGATATTCTAAATTGTGGCGAGTATGGTTTGGTCCAAGGTTTAGTAACCTTTTCGTGCCTACAACCTTCATATTCACATGGGCATTTATCTGCAGGCTTCATTTTCAAATTGGCAAAGCTATACGGATCACAAATGCTACtatatttcaaagttatttttttatgatggtAAGTTATATGTAGTATATTACGATAATATTGCATGTCCTTTGTTATCTGCCACTTCACAACAGGCTATTGTTTGCTCTTAATAAAAATTGGGCTAGCCGCCACTTTTGCAGTCTTCTGCTGGCCCTTAAGTTGGTTGTTTCCCCATCCTAATACATCACATAAATGTGCTAAACTTCAATAATACACACCCTTAACATTCAATCTTATTACtgcaagaataaaattattgataaataatttttttctgggcacaTTTCACGCAAAGACCCACAGACAAAAAATGAACCAGCTTCTAACAGTGAAATGTTGAACTTACAACATGTTAGCCTAAAAAGCATGCCTCAGAGGATGTGACAATTCTTTGGCAACTACACTAGGCCTCAGTGCATTCTAGCAGGGCAATAAACCACTTTTTTGGGACAATGGGTGGCAGAGGAGGGACTATCTCTAAGTACATAAAGGGTAAAATAACATATCTGATTGCTTTCCTTTCATGTTGAAGGATGCCTTGGTTTTGTACAGCTCTCAAATCACTTGAATTTGCTAAAACTAATCGTATAACTTCAATGAAAAACCAAAGTAGGTAATAACGATTCCACAATGATAGTGGtaaaagcaaagaaaaactgctttgctgcatattacaaaaaaaaaagaaattagaattTGTTTGGTCCACCCCCCACCTAGGAGCCCAAAGTCATGTAAGGTCCAAGTTAAGAGATTTTAAGGGTCAGGTGATTAGCGACCGGTAGGTCCCCACAGCCATCTACAACCGGAAAAGCTAATCAGAGGAAATGAATAGCAGAAAATTACATCTAAGTTGATCTTGTGGTTCAGTGACCAATGTCTCAGTTTTATTACAAACGTTGCTTCTATCTGCAGCCTTACCATCTTGTTAGCATCATAATCCCAATATATCCCAATAATTAGGAACTCTTCAATGTGGTGATGCTCATAAGCAAAATTTACTCCAAACCGCAATccaaaatacataactgattCACATCATTAGTAGATTCtaaaaaacaagaatatttaatgcaaaaacagTAGCGAGACATTAGAGAGTGCTCCTGCATAAAAAGTGCTcctaattccaaaatattttccataacttctacaataaatcctttttcaccaagaaaatatttgagaatagagtagtttctatcatcaaagaaaacgaaaggcattgattgggattcgtcccccaccattagtgtattcattatattctaattatttggttttagaaatcccagttcagacaaatgttaatgatcaattttaacctcatttgaaaaaggccagactggtgCCCCTGCAATGCCtttccacgtgatgtcacagggacccagtggcgccgactccatggggcttgggggggcccgagccccctcaataattcgctatgggtgttgggaaaaaagtttcaggcttgtcgattttcccaggagtgtccaggtatcgagattagagttctcagtgttctaatgttgatcatatgactcttcgaaaatgcttaaaaaactaaaaactcactacttataaaatttcccggggcaagatccccggtttgggcccccccaatattttttgtaagtcggcgtccctgcaggGACCTATACGAGgtgtcaggagttttacatcttcataaattacaaatgcatgcatgtggcacagagctcagggaaatatctctttataatcactcattaaaattgcctatggtcggaaagtttccttcgtttgatagggtattaatatatatattatttaagccaagcgctacctgcaagcagggtgctctgcaacctgctagcagtctgcatcgcagcggcgctcagaacctcgcatcaaggtggcctcacacagaggctaccagaaccagaatgacatcacataggcttttaccagcattcatacttagccatcgtgtttttgcacgcttgaaaattttcacttttcatttaattacaaaaaatagatatcgtcatttaaaaacctaaaagcttgaaatacgtactccaggaataattctccactttcgatttaggcaattaaaaaaaataggaaaccaccctgttcccCCAGGGTGGTTTTCCTTCCAACCCTCTCGCAAGCCATTTTCTAGCAAATACGTTTTTTGGGGTGCGGCCATTACGAATGACTCTCCCACAGATTCAGTGCGCCACTGTAAAATTAAGGCTGCAAGCACGATTATGAGCAAGGTATCCTCAGTCCAAACCAAAGTAGCCCATTTTTTATGACC
The DNA window shown above is from Ischnura elegans chromosome 4, ioIscEleg1.1, whole genome shotgun sequence and carries:
- the LOC124157660 gene encoding menin, with protein sequence MAGFREMAKDHFPLQDISSVVRLFKEQLESSLEPDLALLSIVAGAVENSLTCSRTLTASKETDTCGEIQLPPLDYRVVEGLYNKFHALVKGTIDFSQYVVNKYASRELVKKVSDVIWNSLTRSFYKDRAHLQSLFSYLTGNKLDCFGVAFAVVAGCQALGFRDVHLALSEDHAWVVFGENGSETAEVTWHGKGNEDKRGQEIGRGIGSHSWLYMNGYPVVCSRVMEVAALVSAINPSLTGSSDSLEVALLQQELLWLLYDLGHLTKYPMALGNLGDLEEIAPTSGRPPCSSLFDEAVNSARLYYNNQHVYPYTYQGGYFYRSGMYKEAFESWANAADVIRQYNYSRDDEEIYKEFLEIANELIPHIIKVVSSGHSARSILKDPECFAHLLRFYDGICQWEEGAATPVLHIGWARPLVNTISKFDAEVRSQVIIMSDNSRYVGDECAANELEGDVVSEKKVSKEKHFTSQKVSGAHENNNNYQIPGSASVVWNSKELLQGKIAKEEEDTPPHPTIAALTEACAENILNRDYLLGCGQPFIPAPTSSTSSDEEEVAEGKADIDALLPEDNLGPGKSPLLPIANGGRKGKRMASESAVKVPVKKSLQASGVPKNLPNQENEKPMEAKMENSTFQEKAPPQVNADDLDKGKQKKVELTSVENSSESRSRLTLRSHKMTGLKDLLLAEKLNTHAISLQLTAQSQVHVTKKSRGLCLPGAGPELGEPGGQGVIGNATSRAKRARRD